In the genome of Rhizobium rosettiformans, one region contains:
- a CDS encoding sensor domain-containing diguanylate cyclase, with the protein MSGQQTLISEAYNGEVDWNDAPCALVVVDANFCILRANACFGGLTGASEREIMGERISRKFTTASRLYLESVLIPLLHIEGRCHEVALTVQGNAEPSPVLVNISMRNHLGPRVYDVALFRASARRSFEEQLVALRQDSERRAAWLAQLEELSGVGAWTYEVRTGRLLWSDRVYDLYGVPHGAPVTLEMALEPLSADVRHGIEAITKNPELCVEPMVQEFDFRHPSGQVRRFKSAGQYSLNHQGEPVIQGVLQDVTEAHNRQLDLWNAAHIDQMTGLGNRYLFNAELGRRADVTQAVKPFSLMVLDLDGFKAVNDTFGHHAGDAVLRTIGRRISKLDSLMAFRLGGDEFAMILERHQGADTADNFARRLLSEICRPIDIGRQDVTVSASIGISAYPSDGKDSDAILRAADFAMYAAKNSGKNRYARYRQQLGEGTQLVAASADHEDLPAPPTGK; encoded by the coding sequence ATGTCGGGTCAGCAAACTCTCATCTCTGAGGCCTACAATGGCGAGGTTGATTGGAACGATGCCCCGTGTGCGTTGGTGGTCGTTGACGCCAACTTTTGTATCCTGCGCGCCAACGCCTGTTTCGGCGGACTGACCGGCGCGTCCGAACGCGAGATAATGGGCGAGCGAATTAGCCGGAAGTTTACGACCGCAAGTCGGCTCTATCTTGAGAGTGTTCTCATTCCGCTTCTGCATATTGAAGGCCGCTGCCACGAGGTCGCACTAACGGTGCAGGGAAATGCCGAGCCATCGCCGGTTCTGGTCAATATCTCGATGCGCAACCACCTGGGTCCTCGAGTTTACGATGTGGCGCTTTTTCGAGCCTCCGCTCGGCGCTCGTTTGAAGAGCAACTCGTAGCCCTGAGACAAGACTCCGAACGACGCGCAGCATGGCTCGCACAGCTTGAAGAGCTGTCTGGCGTTGGTGCCTGGACTTATGAAGTTAGAACCGGCCGACTGTTGTGGTCAGATCGGGTGTACGACCTCTACGGGGTGCCGCACGGCGCTCCAGTGACATTGGAAATGGCACTGGAGCCCCTTTCCGCGGATGTCCGCCACGGTATCGAAGCTATCACGAAGAATCCTGAGCTGTGTGTTGAGCCCATGGTGCAGGAGTTTGATTTTCGCCATCCCTCTGGACAGGTGCGCCGCTTTAAAAGCGCTGGGCAGTACAGCCTGAACCATCAAGGCGAGCCCGTGATACAGGGTGTCCTCCAAGATGTGACAGAAGCTCATAATCGCCAGCTTGATCTGTGGAACGCCGCCCACATCGACCAGATGACAGGTCTTGGAAATCGATACCTGTTCAACGCAGAGCTGGGACGCAGAGCAGATGTTACGCAAGCGGTTAAACCATTCAGCTTGATGGTACTCGATCTCGACGGCTTCAAGGCCGTCAATGATACGTTTGGTCATCATGCCGGCGACGCAGTCCTTCGGACAATCGGTCGAAGGATAAGCAAGCTGGATTCGTTGATGGCCTTTCGGCTCGGCGGCGACGAGTTTGCCATGATCCTCGAACGCCATCAGGGCGCGGATACCGCTGACAATTTTGCACGCCGGTTGCTGTCGGAAATATGTCGACCGATCGACATTGGCAGACAGGACGTCACTGTAAGTGCGTCGATTGGCATCTCGGCATATCCATCGGATGGCAAGGACAGTGACGCTATTCTTCGCGCCGCCGATTTCGCCATGTATGCAGCAAAGAATTCCGGCAAGAACAGGTACGCTCGCTACCGCCAGCAACTGGGCGAGGGAACACAGCTGGTTGCCGCATCGGCCGATCATGAAGATCTGCCTGCACCACCAACTGGTAAATGA
- a CDS encoding alpha/beta fold hydrolase encodes MWKDVAPAFQNKHQIVLFDLMGFGNSDASHFSYKHYQALTDYADDCIEVIEHCCTEPAAFVGHSVSSMIGVLAAAKRPELFSQLVLIGPSACYLNDGDRYRGGFEKQDIEGLIDAMQSNYLGWAGQMAPAIMGNSDRPELTDTLRESFCRTNPEIARHFAALTFWSDNRSDLAKAYTPALVLQCAEDVIAPVEVGKYVADQMPNATFVQLKATGHCPHVSHPAEVIQEIERYVGSANSHL; translated from the coding sequence ATGTGGAAGGATGTTGCGCCTGCATTCCAGAACAAGCACCAGATCGTCCTGTTTGATCTCATGGGTTTCGGCAACTCAGATGCTAGCCATTTCTCGTACAAGCACTATCAGGCCCTCACAGACTATGCAGATGATTGCATTGAAGTAATTGAACATTGTTGCACTGAACCGGCAGCTTTCGTTGGTCATTCCGTCAGTTCGATGATCGGGGTCCTGGCAGCAGCCAAACGGCCTGAACTGTTCAGTCAGCTAGTTCTTATTGGGCCATCCGCTTGTTACCTCAACGATGGTGATCGCTATCGCGGGGGATTCGAGAAACAGGATATCGAAGGGCTGATCGACGCCATGCAGTCCAACTATCTCGGTTGGGCAGGGCAAATGGCACCCGCAATCATGGGTAACTCCGACCGTCCAGAACTGACGGACACGCTGCGCGAAAGTTTCTGCAGAACCAACCCTGAGATCGCCAGGCATTTCGCGGCTTTGACCTTCTGGAGCGACAACCGATCAGACCTGGCAAAGGCTTACACACCGGCGCTGGTCTTGCAGTGCGCCGAGGACGTCATCGCTCCGGTCGAGGTTGGCAAATATGTAGCCGACCAAATGCCGAATGCGACCTTTGTTCAACTCAAGGCAACGGGACATTGCCCACACGTCAGTCATCCGGCCGAGGTCATCCAAGAGATCGAACGATATGTCGGGTCAGCAAACTCTCATCTCTGA